One Pelodiscus sinensis isolate JC-2024 chromosome 24, ASM4963464v1, whole genome shotgun sequence DNA segment encodes these proteins:
- the POP7 gene encoding ribonuclease P protein subunit p20 — MSEPAPPVAELTLRRRLPPRLPRRRGDVYVNMKTDFKAQLSRCQKLLGPGGGCTEICIHGLGLAINRAINIALQLQAGGAGALRLAANTSTVELADVLEAQSDEDGHPPLARARNNSAIHIRVCRVSPPP, encoded by the coding sequence ATGTCGGAGCCAGCAcccccagtggcagagctgacccTGCGGCGCCGTTTGCCCCCCCGGCTGCCTCGCCGCCGGGGTGACGTCTATGTCAACATGAAGACAGATTTCAAGGCCCAACTGAGCCGGTGCCAGAAGCTGCTGGGGCCTGGCGGGGGCTGCACAGAAATTTGCATCCacgggctgggcctggccatcAACCGGGCCATCAACATCGCCTTGCAGTTGCAGGCAGGTGGTGCTGGAGCCCTGCGCCTGGCTGCCAACACCTCCACCGTGGAGCTGGCTGATGTGCTGGAGGCCCAGAGTGATGAGGACGGGCACCCACCATTGGCCCGGGCCCGCAACAACTCTGCCATCCACATCCGAGTGTGCCGGGTTTCCCCACCACCATGA